A single genomic interval of Campylobacter concisus harbors:
- a CDS encoding citrate synthase translates to MSSNTATLTDNRTGKSYEFPILKGTMGPDVIDISTFFSDTGMFTFDRGYTSTAMCRSAITYIDGLKGELMYRGYDIAYLAENKTFLDVAYLLLNKELPTNDQYINFKTELKKRSFIHEGMMKLFDAFPDKAHPMAILQAAVSALSAFYSDHLNMDKPEEYHEMAMRIIAKIPTIAAFSYRYSRGLPIIYPNLDRGFTENFLYMMRGYPYEHVDLKPIEIKALDTVFMLHADHEQNASTTTVRTVGSTHAHPYACISAGIGALWGWAHGGANEGVIRQLEEIGSVANVDRYIARAKDKNDPFRLMGFGHRVYKNFDPRAKVLKKMRDQLMDEIGINSELIKIANRIEEIALNDDYFVSRNLYPNVDFHSGLILKALGIPNNMFAVIFVIGRTPGWISQWIELKEQDTIKIVRPRQLYVGETNRTPK, encoded by the coding sequence ATGTCATCAAATACAGCTACGCTAACTGATAACAGAACCGGCAAGAGTTACGAGTTTCCTATACTAAAAGGCACTATGGGACCTGATGTGATAGACATTTCGACATTTTTTAGTGATACTGGAATGTTTACTTTTGACAGAGGTTATACTTCAACTGCGATGTGTCGCTCAGCGATAACTTATATAGACGGCTTAAAAGGCGAGCTAATGTATAGAGGTTATGATATCGCGTATTTGGCTGAAAATAAGACATTTTTAGACGTGGCATATTTACTCTTAAACAAAGAGCTTCCAACAAATGATCAGTATATAAATTTTAAAACCGAGCTTAAAAAAAGAAGCTTTATACATGAAGGCATGATGAAGCTATTTGACGCATTTCCAGATAAAGCGCACCCTATGGCGATTTTGCAAGCAGCGGTATCAGCGCTAAGTGCCTTTTACTCAGATCACCTAAATATGGATAAACCTGAAGAGTATCACGAGATGGCTATGCGTATAATCGCTAAAATTCCAACGATTGCGGCATTTAGCTACCGCTACTCACGCGGTCTTCCTATCATATATCCAAATTTAGATCGTGGCTTTACTGAAAATTTCCTCTACATGATGAGAGGCTATCCGTACGAGCACGTCGATCTTAAGCCAATCGAGATAAAAGCACTTGATACGGTCTTTATGCTGCACGCAGATCACGAGCAAAACGCTTCAACAACGACTGTTAGAACCGTTGGCTCAACGCACGCACACCCATACGCATGTATAAGCGCAGGCATCGGCGCACTTTGGGGCTGGGCTCATGGTGGGGCAAACGAGGGCGTTATCCGCCAGCTTGAAGAGATAGGCTCTGTAGCAAATGTCGATAGATACATCGCTAGAGCAAAGGATAAAAACGATCCATTTAGGCTAATGGGCTTTGGTCACAGGGTCTATAAAAATTTTGACCCTCGTGCAAAAGTGCTTAAGAAGATGAGAGATCAGCTTATGGACGAGATAGGCATTAACTCAGAGCTTATTAAAATCGCAAACCGCATTGAGGAGATCGCGCTAAATGATGACTACTTTGTGAGTAGAAATTTATACCCAAACGTTGATTTTCACTCAGGGCTCATCCTAAAGGCGCTTGGCATACCAAATAATATGTTTGCCGTCATCTTCGTCATCGGCAGGACTCCAGGCTGGATCAGCCAGTGGATCGAGCTAAAAGAGCAAGATACGATAAAGATCGTCCGCCCAAGACAGCTTTATGTTGGAGAGACAAACAGAACACCAAAATGA
- the modB gene encoding molybdate ABC transporter permease subunit, with amino-acid sequence MIDELKNIDYEPFWLSLKLSFITTFILFFACIALAYFMSQKKFFGKSFLESIISLPLVLPPSVLGFYLLIFLSPYSAFGKFIEEIFGVRLVFNFTGLVVASCIYSLPFMFGPIYAGLNSLKKSLFEASYSLGKNKLTTIFRVILPSIRSNLLTATVVSFAHTMGEFGVVLMIGGSVAGESKVASIAIFEAVEMLDYTKAHVYALLMLIISFFVLFIVYLLNSKKA; translated from the coding sequence ATGATAGACGAGTTAAAAAATATCGATTACGAGCCGTTTTGGCTATCGTTAAAACTATCTTTTATAACTACTTTTATCTTGTTCTTTGCCTGCATTGCACTTGCTTATTTTATGTCACAGAAAAAATTCTTTGGCAAATCATTTTTAGAGTCGATAATCTCACTACCGCTGGTATTGCCGCCAAGCGTTCTTGGCTTTTATCTGCTCATTTTTCTTTCGCCTTATTCCGCCTTTGGTAAATTTATCGAAGAAATTTTTGGGGTTAGGCTAGTTTTTAATTTCACAGGTCTTGTTGTGGCAAGTTGTATCTATTCATTGCCATTTATGTTTGGCCCGATTTACGCTGGACTAAATAGCCTAAAAAAGAGCCTTTTTGAAGCGAGTTATAGTCTTGGTAAAAACAAACTCACAACTATTTTTAGGGTGATTTTGCCAAGTATCAGATCAAATTTATTAACAGCTACTGTCGTTAGCTTTGCTCACACCATGGGCGAGTTTGGTGTTGTTTTAATGATAGGCGGTAGCGTAGCTGGAGAGAGCAAGGTTGCTAGCATTGCGATATTTGAAGCAGTTGAAATGCTTGATTACACCAAGGCTCATGTCTATGCACTTTTGATGTTAATAATTAGCTTTTTTGTCCTTTTTATAGTTTATCTTTTAAATTCTAAAAAAGCTTAA
- a CDS encoding 3'(2'),5'-bisphosphate nucleotidase CysQ: protein MSELLNLAKKAAVNAGAQIMKFYSADNTALKVCLKDDSSPLTSADLAANETILKVLSESGIKICSEESILQESDKDEFWLVDPLDGTKEFLARNGEFCVCIALIKKARPVLGVIFIPVSKELFYADENGAFKEILDNNNEIISRVDLNKKDKNLTNLIFSSRRGDAKEIELIGQSLNFEQRCIGSAIKFCRLVEFGGVYLRFAPSYLWDNAAGDALVNFCGGKVFGANSDKEMSYELADLKSPFFIALSKNTLNLKDKITQLYKQSKI from the coding sequence ATGAGCGAGCTTCTAAATTTAGCTAAAAAAGCAGCCGTTAATGCTGGAGCGCAAATAATGAAATTTTACTCTGCAGATAATACGGCTCTTAAAGTCTGCCTAAAAGATGACAGCTCGCCACTAACTAGCGCTGATCTAGCCGCAAATGAAACAATACTAAAAGTTCTAAGTGAAAGCGGGATAAAAATTTGCTCTGAAGAGAGTATCTTGCAAGAAAGCGATAAAGACGAGTTTTGGCTCGTAGATCCTCTTGATGGCACGAAAGAATTTCTAGCTAGAAACGGTGAATTTTGCGTTTGCATAGCGCTTATAAAAAAAGCTAGACCGGTGCTTGGTGTGATATTTATCCCAGTTAGTAAAGAGCTTTTTTATGCTGATGAAAATGGCGCTTTTAAAGAAATTTTAGATAACAATAATGAAATCATAAGCAGAGTTGATCTAAACAAAAAAGATAAAAATTTAACCAATCTAATCTTTTCAAGCAGAAGAGGCGATGCCAAAGAGATAGAACTTATAGGGCAGAGCTTAAATTTTGAGCAAAGGTGCATCGGCTCAGCCATAAAATTTTGCCGTTTGGTTGAATTTGGCGGAGTTTATTTGAGATTTGCTCCAAGCTATCTTTGGGATAATGCAGCAGGAGATGCGCTCGTAAATTTTTGTGGTGGCAAAGTCTTTGGTGCTAATAGCGACAAAGAGATGAGCTACGAGCTTGCTGATTTAAAAAGTCCATTTTTCATAGCTCTCTCAAAAAATACACTAAATCTAAAAGATAAAATCACACAACTATACAAACAAAGTAAAATTTAA
- a CDS encoding class I SAM-dependent methyltransferase, whose protein sequence is MSQNSKIEKSYDELTYKSIAFAQSSPYRLEACATLLGITPPPCENARVLEIGCSFGGNLIPFAVNNKNAKVVGIDLSGEQIRRGQEIVKEMGLTNLELIHGDICEFKSDEKFDYIIAHGVFSWVPDFVKEAILKVVRENLSANGVAFISYNVYPGWKVKDIVRDIMLLAAKDKESMQERLKAAKEALLVYKEYLLTRDEEIYEGKIPLKMLLFVTEHVLSKDDFYIAHEFLEYTNDPFYFKDFNAMLAKNDLTYLCEYTLDDIFTPDVGTAVVDEYKNNKFKDRIDLEQFMDMISNKVFRQSLIVHSKTYESIANKQIGPSDINKIHVVADFIKKDNQWQDSYGAMPQDISWLCEVFYKMYPASINLSQILEILPEDKLMVYSAFVRILTNSSDAMILKDEQKNIEYRPGHSRLSQKLINYVRYFLNHKNNADVVFANKFSISRKLNNIDYYILLLLDGKNSLEDVAAKTLKFIKENNEDIFDINGKVLKKDKVAANIMSYVIGTAKMASTFYLLEEI, encoded by the coding sequence ATGAGCCAAAATAGCAAAATCGAAAAGTCTTATGATGAGCTAACTTATAAATCAATAGCTTTTGCCCAATCGTCGCCATATAGGCTTGAAGCTTGTGCTACACTTCTTGGCATAACTCCACCTCCATGCGAAAATGCAAGAGTTTTAGAGATAGGATGTAGCTTTGGCGGAAATTTGATCCCATTTGCAGTAAATAACAAAAATGCAAAAGTAGTTGGCATAGATCTTAGCGGCGAGCAGATAAGGCGTGGACAAGAGATCGTTAAAGAGATGGGGCTTACAAATTTAGAGCTTATACACGGCGATATTTGCGAATTTAAAAGTGATGAGAAATTTGACTATATCATTGCTCATGGCGTTTTTAGCTGGGTGCCTGACTTTGTAAAAGAAGCTATATTAAAAGTCGTAAGAGAGAATTTAAGTGCAAATGGCGTGGCATTTATCTCTTATAATGTTTATCCTGGCTGGAAAGTAAAAGACATCGTAAGAGATATAATGCTACTTGCCGCAAAGGATAAAGAGAGTATGCAAGAGAGGTTAAAAGCAGCCAAAGAAGCACTTTTAGTCTATAAAGAATATTTGCTAACAAGAGATGAAGAAATTTATGAGGGGAAAATACCCCTTAAGATGCTTCTTTTTGTAACTGAACATGTGCTCTCAAAAGATGACTTTTACATAGCTCATGAGTTTTTAGAATATACAAATGATCCATTTTATTTTAAAGATTTTAATGCCATGCTTGCCAAAAATGATCTTACCTATCTTTGTGAATATACGCTTGATGATATTTTTACCCCAGATGTTGGCACAGCCGTAGTAGATGAATATAAAAATAACAAGTTTAAAGACAGGATCGATCTAGAGCAATTCATGGATATGATTAGCAACAAAGTATTTAGACAAAGCCTAATAGTCCATAGCAAAACTTATGAGAGCATAGCAAATAAACAAATAGGTCCAAGCGATATTAATAAAATTCACGTTGTGGCAGATTTTATAAAGAAAGATAACCAGTGGCAAGATAGTTATGGTGCTATGCCACAGGATATATCATGGCTTTGCGAGGTCTTTTATAAGATGTATCCAGCTAGCATAAACCTTTCTCAGATTTTAGAAATTTTGCCAGAAGATAAGCTTATGGTTTATAGCGCTTTTGTAAGAATTTTAACAAACTCGTCTGATGCAATGATTTTAAAAGATGAGCAAAAAAATATCGAGTATAGGCCTGGGCATTCAAGGCTTAGCCAAAAATTAATAAATTATGTAAGATATTTTTTAAATCATAAAAATAATGCCGATGTTGTTTTTGCTAATAAATTTAGCATTTCAAGAAAGCTTAACAATATCGATTATTACATACTTTTATTGCTTGATGGTAAAAATAGCTTAGAAGATGTCGCAGCAAAAACATTAAAATTTATCAAAGAGAACAACGAAGATATATTTGACATAAATGGCAAAGTGCTTAAAAAAGATAAAGTCGCAGCAAATATAATGAGCTACGTGATAGGCACAGCAAAAATGGCTAGTACGTTTTATCTATTAGAAGAAATTTAA
- a CDS encoding redoxin family protein, which translates to MINVPTNIYLNTLDGKEFDFSTFARMHDCVIFIYPKIGEDFSLLSEQLQNTAGMKGCTKQAINYKKFLKDFNDLGFMVVSIGSQDIAAQKKFQEETSAGVMFLNDSEFMLERALELPVFSASNGHKFYFRQTLIIKDGKIRRAYIVDDPENDAKNMLEKIKEKDY; encoded by the coding sequence ATGATAAACGTGCCTACAAATATATATTTAAATACCTTAGACGGTAAGGAATTTGATTTTTCTACCTTTGCAAGAATGCACGACTGCGTTATTTTTATCTACCCAAAGATAGGCGAGGACTTTAGTCTTTTAAGTGAGCAATTGCAAAATACTGCGGGCATGAAGGGCTGCACCAAACAAGCGATAAACTACAAGAAATTTTTAAAAGATTTTAACGATCTTGGTTTCATGGTAGTGTCCATTGGCTCACAAGATATCGCAGCTCAAAAGAAATTTCAAGAAGAAACTTCGGCTGGAGTTATGTTCTTAAATGATAGTGAGTTTATGCTTGAGAGAGCACTTGAGCTTCCGGTTTTTTCTGCGTCAAATGGACATAAATTTTATTTTAGACAAACACTTATCATAAAAGATGGCAAGATAAGGCGCGCATATATAGTGGATGATCCAGAAAATGATGCTAAAAATATGCTAGAAAAAATCAAAGAAAAAGACTACTAG
- the crcB gene encoding fluoride efflux transporter CrcB gives MLANLLFAGLGGFIGAGCRFLAGELLKFSHFPLATLGVNVLGSFVIGVLFCLNLSQSVRVFLVVGILGGFTTFSSFSLDSVKFLLEGELVKGFLNIFLNLVLCLLASYLGILLGKNL, from the coding sequence ATGCTTGCAAATTTACTTTTTGCAGGGCTTGGAGGCTTTATCGGAGCTGGATGTAGGTTCTTGGCTGGCGAGCTGCTAAAATTTAGCCACTTTCCGCTAGCTACGCTTGGTGTAAATGTGCTTGGCAGCTTTGTTATCGGCGTTTTGTTTTGTCTAAATTTAAGCCAAAGCGTGAGAGTATTTCTCGTTGTTGGTATACTTGGCGGATTTACAACATTTTCAAGCTTTAGCCTTGATAGCGTGAAATTTTTACTAGAAGGCGAGCTGGTAAAAGGCTTTTTAAATATCTTTTTAAACCTTGTCCTTTGCCTGCTTGCAAGCTATCTTGGAATTTTGCTTGGCAAAAATTTGTGA
- a CDS encoding cation:proton antiporter — protein sequence MQLHQASELSILVVLAFIVFASPYISKILRIPVAPAEIILGALASYIGLVGENEMFKLISEVGFFFLMFLAGMEIDLRMLINIDRKILRLGLIYLALIYSLATALTFSFDLSLLYIIIIPIMAVGMIFTLFKEYGRDVKWLNLSMLIATIGELISITLLTFIAAYLQFGASINLWLTIGYLILFLAISVLSFKILDVLFWWYPGLKVILMPHYDKDEKDIRLSIAVFFSMIALMLYLNLEVAFGAFIAGMFIATFFDHKKDLPHKLSSFGFGFLVPIFFIHIGSTFKLSSLSSNEVIKDAIFIFCAMLTTRLFSSVLFVGKLGFKGIFLFSLSQSMPLTLLVAVATIAHRSGEISDYSYSSFILASLAQAIIGTIIIKFLMQSRSKE from the coding sequence TTGCAATTACATCAAGCTAGCGAGCTTAGTATTCTTGTCGTTTTGGCATTTATCGTCTTTGCTTCGCCTTATATTTCTAAAATTTTACGCATTCCTGTCGCTCCTGCTGAGATAATACTTGGAGCACTGGCTAGCTACATCGGACTTGTCGGCGAGAATGAGATGTTTAAGCTAATTAGCGAAGTTGGTTTTTTCTTTTTGATGTTTCTAGCTGGCATGGAGATCGACCTTAGAATGCTTATAAACATTGACCGCAAAATTTTACGTCTGGGGCTTATCTATCTTGCGCTCATCTACTCGCTAGCAACCGCACTTACATTTAGTTTTGATCTTAGTTTGCTCTATATTATCATTATCCCGATAATGGCCGTTGGTATGATATTTACGCTATTTAAAGAGTATGGCAGAGATGTAAAATGGCTAAATTTAAGCATGCTTATTGCAACTATTGGTGAGCTAATAAGCATTACGCTTTTGACATTTATAGCAGCCTATTTGCAGTTTGGAGCTAGTATAAATTTATGGCTAACGATTGGCTATTTGATCTTATTTTTAGCCATCAGCGTACTTAGCTTTAAAATTTTAGATGTGCTTTTTTGGTGGTATCCAGGGCTTAAAGTGATCCTTATGCCACACTATGACAAGGACGAAAAAGATATTAGACTAAGTATTGCGGTGTTTTTTTCGATGATTGCGCTTATGCTTTATTTAAATTTAGAAGTTGCCTTTGGTGCGTTTATCGCAGGTATGTTTATAGCGACATTTTTTGATCATAAAAAAGACTTACCGCACAAGCTTTCAAGCTTTGGATTTGGTTTTTTGGTACCGATATTTTTTATACACATAGGCTCAACCTTTAAGCTCTCAAGCCTAAGCTCAAATGAAGTGATAAAAGATGCTATTTTTATATTTTGTGCGATGCTTACCACAAGGCTTTTTTCAAGTGTGTTATTTGTAGGGAAATTAGGATTTAAAGGAATATTTTTGTTTTCTCTCTCACAATCCATGCCGCTAACACTTCTAGTAGCAGTTGCTACTATCGCACACAGATCAGGTGAGATAAGTGATTATTCTTACTCATCTTTTATCCTAGCAAGCCTAGCTCAAGCTATAATAGGGACAATAATTATAAAATTTCTAATGCAATCAAGAAGTAAGGAGTAA
- a CDS encoding sulfate/molybdate ABC transporter ATP-binding protein, whose product MIEISCKKELNGGGRKFLLEADLSFENGDFVALYGASGGGKTTILRLIAGFETPQSGFIKVGDKIFFDDKINLAPQKRNIGFLFQDYALFENMNVFKNLLFAKDDVNLANKLLDICGLTSLKNAKISTLSGGQKQRVALARAVMRRPEILLLDEPLSALDNAMREKLQDYLLALHDEFKMSIVLVSHDIAEIYKLCNKVFVLENGKISRSGSASEIFLKSAGSQKFAFNAKILEIKKCDAIFVANVLINRQICEVVLSSNEAMNLKAGDMVVVSTKAFSVNLEKA is encoded by the coding sequence ATGATAGAAATTTCTTGTAAAAAAGAGCTAAATGGCGGTGGCAGAAAATTTTTACTTGAGGCAGACCTTAGCTTTGAAAATGGCGATTTTGTCGCACTTTATGGAGCAAGTGGCGGCGGAAAGACTACTATTTTAAGATTGATTGCTGGTTTTGAAACGCCACAAAGCGGATTTATAAAGGTTGGGGATAAAATTTTCTTTGACGATAAGATAAATTTGGCTCCGCAAAAGCGAAATATCGGCTTTTTGTTTCAAGATTATGCATTGTTTGAAAATATGAATGTCTTTAAAAATTTACTCTTTGCAAAAGATGACGTAAATCTAGCAAATAAACTCCTTGATATCTGCGGTCTAACAAGTCTCAAAAATGCAAAGATCAGCACTCTTTCTGGCGGCCAAAAACAACGCGTAGCACTTGCTCGTGCAGTTATGAGAAGACCTGAAATTTTACTACTTGATGAGCCGCTAAGCGCGCTTGATAATGCTATGCGTGAAAAATTACAAGATTATCTGTTGGCACTTCACGACGAATTTAAAATGAGCATCGTCTTGGTAAGCCATGATATCGCAGAAATTTATAAGCTTTGTAATAAAGTCTTTGTTCTTGAAAATGGCAAAATTTCAAGATCAGGTAGTGCAAGTGAGATATTTTTAAAGAGTGCAGGATCGCAGAAATTTGCCTTTAACGCTAAAATTTTAGAGATAAAAAAATGTGATGCAATCTTCGTAGCAAATGTACTGATAAACCGCCAAATTTGTGAAGTTGTGTTAAGCAGCAACGAAGCAATGAATCTAAAAGCAGGCGATATGGTGGTAGTTAGCACAAAAGCATTTAGTGTAAATTTGGAAAAAGCATGA